A DNA window from Fusarium fujikuroi IMI 58289 draft genome, chromosome FFUJ_chr11 contains the following coding sequences:
- a CDS encoding related to salicylate hydroxylase: protein MPNGLRLLDRLGVYSELKERGSSHSNMIIHSINGGVLGRKDIVSAAKEQTGYGYMRIKRTDLLDTLLEAVDEAGIALHYDKSLIFITESADSVTVTFSDGTSDTADFLLGCDGIHSAVRRMHVDPQQAPVYTGMSGIGALVSASCVSKAARQEIRGMNVTMTQEGMFGVITCTASDDEIQWFLSKEVPLPDSEDARNGWELHRREEVEGYKTQLHRTLEDAGGEWGDNLRELISNSTAVKFYPIYKLPTGGRWYKGRTLLLGDAAHAMPPHAGQGVSMAFEDAFLLARLLEKGLSLGDAFKQFDDIRRPRVEDIATTSSGNAKMRRKTGLWGLWLKETGLWLFMQGAWAFGMDRWGSETQQMVYDIDKVNI from the coding sequence ATGCCAAATGGTCTGCGCCTTCTTGATCGCTTGGGAGTTTACtcagagctcaaggagcGTGGAAGCAGCCACTCCAACATGATCATCCACTCTATAAATGGAGGAGTTCTGGGACGAAAGGACATTGTTTCAGCAGCAAAGGAACAGACTGGCTATGGGTACATGAGGATTAAACGAACTGATCTACTCGATACCTTATTGGAAGCggttgatgaagctggtaTCGCATTGCACTACGACAAAtcactcatcttcatcacagAGTCGGCTGATTCAGTCACCGTGACCTTCTCTGACGGGACCAGCGACACGGCGGACTTTCTCCTTGGGTGCGACGGGATTCACTCGGCCGTACGACGCATGCATGTCGATCCACAGCAGGCACCTGTATACACGGGAATGTCAGGCATTGGTGCATTGGTCTCAGCGTCTTGTGTTTCCAAGGCAGCTCGACAAGAAATAAGAGGCATGAATGTCACAATGACTCAAGAGGGTATGTTTGGCGTCATCACATGCACTGCTTCCGATGACGAGATCCAGTGGTTTCTGTCCAAAGAAGTCCCGCTGCCGGATTCTGAGGACGCCCGTAATGGATGGGAGCTTCATCGACGGGAGGAAGTGGAGGGGTACAAGACTCAACTTCACAGAActcttgaagatgctggtgGAGAGTGGGGCGATAACTTGCGAGAGCTTATTAGCAATTCGACAGCTGTGAAGTTCTACCCGATTTACAAGCTACCTACCGGGGGAAGATGGTACAAAGGAAGAACTCTCCTTCTTGGTGATGCCGCACATGCTATGCCACCTCATGCAGGCCAAGGAGTATCGATGGCATTCGAAGACGCGTTTCTCCTTGCCCGTCTTCTCGAAAAGGGACTGTCTCTTGGCGATGCATTCAAGCAGTTTGATGACATCCGGAGACCAAGAGTTGAAGATATCGCGACCACATCTTCTGGAAATgcaaagatgagaagaaagacagGGCTATGGGGCCTATGGCTGAAAGAGACAGGACTTTGGCTGTTTATGCAAGGTGCTTGGGCGTTTGGCATGGATCGTTGGGGTTCAGAGACGCAGCAGATGGTGTACGACAttgacaaggtcaacatcTGA